The following are encoded in a window of Chlorocebus sabaeus isolate Y175 chromosome 10, mChlSab1.0.hap1, whole genome shotgun sequence genomic DNA:
- the MAIP1 gene encoding m-AAA protease-interacting protein 1, mitochondrial isoform X1, giving the protein MALAARLLPQLRHSRSLTCGAVRLRTPAAAEVRLPSARLCYLCRCRLGSGAASFPRSAWALAASALPAQGSRRPVLSRPGLPTAFAAFPACPQRSYSTEEKPQQHQKTKMIVLGFSNPINWVRTRIKAFLIWAYFDKEFSIAEFSEGAKQAFAHVSKLLSQCKFDLLEELVAKEVLHVLKEKVTSLPDNHKNALAANIDEIVFTSTGDISIYYDEKGRKFVNILMCFWYLTSANIPSETLRGASVFQVKLGNQNVETKQLLSASYEFQREFTQGVKPDWTIARIEHSKLLE; this is encoded by the exons ATGGCGCTGGCCGCTCGTCTGCTACCCCAGTTGCGGCACTCTCGGTCGCTGACCTGCGGGGCCGTCCGACTCCGGACTCCCGCTGCGGCCGAGGTGAGGCTGCCGTCGGCCAGACTTTGCTACCTCTGCCGCTGTCGCCTCGGCTCGGGAGCGGCGTCATTTCCCCGAAGCGCTTGGGCCTTGGCGGCCTCGGCGCTACCTGCCCAGGGCTCCCGGCGGCCAGTGCTCAGCCGCCCGGGACTCCCCACAGCCTTCGCTGCTTTCCCTGCCTGCCCTCAGCGCAGCTACAGCACGGAGGAGAAGCCCCAGCAGCACCAGAAAACCAAGATGATCGTCCTGGGATTCTCCAACCCTATCAACTGGGTTAGGACTCGAATTAAGGCCTTCCTTATCTGGGCCTATTTCGACAAAGAGTTCAGCATCGCAGAGTTCTCTGAGGGAGCGAAGCAG gcTTTTGCTCATGTATCCAAGTTGCTGTCACAGTGTAAATTTGATCTGTTGGAAGAACTTGTGGCCAAAGAG GTGCTACATGTATTGAAAGAAAAGGTTACTTCACTACCTGACAACCATAAAAATGCCCTTGCTGCTAACATAGATGAAATTGTATTTACATCAACAGGAGACATCTCCATTTACTATGATGAGAAAG GAAGGAAGTTTGTTAACATCCTGATGTGCTTTTGGTATCTAACCAGTGCCAACATCCCCAGTGAAACTTTAAGAGGAGCCAGTGTATTCCAGGTTAAGTTGGGGAATCAGAAtgtggaaactaaacaacttctTAGTGCAAGCTATGA ATTTCAGAGGGAGTTCACACAAGGAGTAAAGCCTGACTGGACCATTGCACGGATTGAACACTCAAAATTATTAGAATAA
- the MAIP1 gene encoding m-AAA protease-interacting protein 1, mitochondrial isoform X2, with protein MALAARLLPQLRHSRSLTCGAVRLRTPAAAEVRLPSARLCYLCRCRLGSGAASFPRSAWALAASALPAQGSRRPVLSRPGLPTAFAAFPACPQRSYSTEEKPQQHQKTKMIVLGFSNPINWVRTRIKAFLIWAYFDKEFSIAEFSEGAKQAFAHVSKLLSQCKFDLLEELVAKEVLHVLKEKVTSLPDNHKNALAANIDEIVFTSTGDISIYYDEKDFRGSSHKE; from the exons ATGGCGCTGGCCGCTCGTCTGCTACCCCAGTTGCGGCACTCTCGGTCGCTGACCTGCGGGGCCGTCCGACTCCGGACTCCCGCTGCGGCCGAGGTGAGGCTGCCGTCGGCCAGACTTTGCTACCTCTGCCGCTGTCGCCTCGGCTCGGGAGCGGCGTCATTTCCCCGAAGCGCTTGGGCCTTGGCGGCCTCGGCGCTACCTGCCCAGGGCTCCCGGCGGCCAGTGCTCAGCCGCCCGGGACTCCCCACAGCCTTCGCTGCTTTCCCTGCCTGCCCTCAGCGCAGCTACAGCACGGAGGAGAAGCCCCAGCAGCACCAGAAAACCAAGATGATCGTCCTGGGATTCTCCAACCCTATCAACTGGGTTAGGACTCGAATTAAGGCCTTCCTTATCTGGGCCTATTTCGACAAAGAGTTCAGCATCGCAGAGTTCTCTGAGGGAGCGAAGCAG gcTTTTGCTCATGTATCCAAGTTGCTGTCACAGTGTAAATTTGATCTGTTGGAAGAACTTGTGGCCAAAGAG GTGCTACATGTATTGAAAGAAAAGGTTACTTCACTACCTGACAACCATAAAAATGCCCTTGCTGCTAACATAGATGAAATTGTATTTACATCAACAGGAGACATCTCCATTTACTATGATGAGAAAG ATTTCAGAGGGAGTTCACACAAGGAGTAA